TACCCTGATGTCCTGACCTTGCGCCGTCAACTATCTGATAACCCTGCGCCGTTGCCCATGTCATGCGTGCCTGTGAGGCAGATTTGAGTCTTCATGCAATCCCCAAAGATAGTACAGCCCCAGCCAAAATGTATTGTGTATACCGAATGCGTCCTGTTGCCCTCAAAAATTAAACCGTGGGGGTATATCCATCCCATCTTAGATATCATACATACGCTGCATGTAGCTTGCTTTCACATCACCACGCCCACAGGTGTGCCCTCGTTTAGACAGCGTTTCTTGGAAACGATTGctggctcttcctcggtCTCTTCCTCGTAGCTACTGCTGACGACCTCGGTGAGGACATctcgcttgcgcttctcgcCAGTTGGTTTCTCAGGATCTTTCTCCCATGTCTCTATCTCATCTGGGTTGAATGTTCCGACAATCTCTTGGCCTAGAGCTTTGCCTAGTCTCTCTCTGAGTCCAAGAATCGGCCAGATAGGAACTCTTGTGTACTCAATCTTGAGACCAGAAACAATagcgtcgtcatcgtcagctgGAGCCTTGAAGGGATCGTGGAACTTCTCCAGGAACTCCTTTGTGATGTGTCCAGTGTAGACAATAAACTCAGACGTATCAATGTCGTGAGTGAGAATCTTCAACTTGATGTCGTGGAAGTTGGGGCTTGGAGGGATGCCCTGTCCTGGTGAAATGCGCGAGTCGCGTCTGCCACTGATAGGTGGGTTAGGGTAGAAGTGCTTCTGCGCCATCCCTAGAAAGACGCCCACAAAATGAGCATCGTGATCGGAATTTGAAGGTACGAGGATGCGGGCTCGCAGTTGCTGGAGGCGAAACACGGGCTCGTTCCATGTTCGTCCAGGTCCAGAAGCGACGCGGAAAAGGTTGTTTCGGACTGAAGCCAATTGAGTCTTGCCGATGTAACAGATCATGGGTAGGTTGGCGGGGCTGTAGTTTGGCGAAGACTGTGTCGAGATGTTGAATGATTCAGCGGGTCGCGTTGAAACTGATTTGAATGAAGAGTATGAAGACTTTGCCTCTTCAGAGGGGTAATTCCACATAAGCTGCGCGCGTACAGCATCACGGTAAACGCGACCGCCAAAGTATAGATGAAGCTCGGGCAGGTACTGCGGCTTGTTGAAAGGTGTAGGCCACAGAGTGTTGAGGACCGACTTGACAGCGTTGGAGGATAGAATAGGATGCAATGGGTCGGGCAGGAGAATCTGCGTGAGCGCGTTGCTAAGGCTGATGATGGTATTCGATGGACTCAAGTGTCCTCGCGATGGTGGCGTGCCTGGGGCCGCTGACGGGTGAGGCGTATCGCATGGCGGCAGTTCCTCCCATCTCGCGCCAAGCAGCTGAGCGTGCAAATCCGTCCAGCAAATAGGTCGCACAAAGAGCGATGTGCCGGCgtgctgctggaagatgtcGTAGAGCGAGTTCTTTGCGGGCCGGTAGATGCGCTGCGGACGCCTTTTTCGCGGGGCGACAATGGGCGCTTGCGAAGTGCAGGGCGTTGTGTCCAGTGATACACCGTTGGCGTTACCGTTGCGCGacggtgaagttgaagaggtaGAAGAGGATTGTGAGGTCGCCATGTCCACCAAACTGCGCAGCTGTCCGATAAAGCTGCCGTTGCCAAAGAAAGAACTGTCGCGAGGAGGGTTGATTAGCGCTGCGTGTAAATGGGTTGTgttgggggggggggggggggggaagATATCGTTGATGTCAGAGGGAAAAAGAACAGAAGAATAGCGCAAACTTACTCAAATGCAAGCATCCGATGATTGAATAGTCGATCTGTACTACTCGCCTGTCTTTGAATGACTCTTTCAGCGGTTGTTGGTTGCCTGAAGCCGGACGATTCTCTCCAGTCTTTGTTGTAGAGCGAGCCTTGGGTTCTGCGACGCGCCCTTAACGATTCCCTGTGCCTGTTTATCTCCAGTCTTTTCCAGTGACAAGCTCTCCGCTAGCGTCTGGCACGAGCGTCGCCCTTGTCAAAAAGGATTGACgggaaaaagcaaaaaaagGGGAGATTCTTAGCGTCCAATAGGAAAtgagcaaaaagaagaacaaggcaactcttcagactctttcttcttggatAATGTAAAGATAAAagaaggtggaagaggggagaggagagagggaggaaaTATCGGTGACACTGAATGAATCACACTTAGGGCGTGAAACCAAGGCAAGacctctctttttttttttcactcTTAGGTATGAGTTGTTAGTGGATACGACCTGCATCTGCGCCAGGAAGACTCTGCACGCGGGACGAGGGAAAAAGCGCGTCGCCACCGTGATTCGTCGCGGAGCTAATCGGCGCGAATGAGTAGCGATCTCACGTGAGGAGTCATCCCTGGCGTTAGGCAGCCATAAAGGGAGGCGCACGTGCTGCGCCACATCATCGATCATTTGTGGCCTGATTGACAATCCCCATCGATTAAGGCATCAACTTTGCTTTCTGCTGCCAGCCTTGCCCCACACCAATCGAGTGAGTGAGCTTCGTGAGCTTGATGTAGCCCCGCCGGTGACGAAGCGCAactcagcagcatcagcccGTATCTTGCGCCGATTTGTCCATTTCCCTCCCAAACAGCTTTGATATACTGGAATTGGTCTGTTAATTGCTGTTCAAGATGCCGGTATGTGCAAACCAAACACCAATCCTTGCACAAATAACTACAAAAACActctgcatcatctcctATTGCATCACCGCATCTCACGATATCACCCAAGCTAAACAACACCTCTCTAGGCATACAACTCCGTTTTCAACAATGATCCCAACATCCCCCGCATAATCGGAAacttccctctcctccctctccgTACCAAGACCAGAGGCCCTGCCTACACCCTGCCTAACCCCTCGCCGCCCCTGCCGGCTAACGAGTCTCCCGACCCCGACAGCGAAAGCTACGACATCCTCGACGAggtcctcgccctcttccgCGCCAACACATTCTTCCGAAACTTTGAGATCCAAGGCCCTGCTGACCGTCTGCTTGTGTATGGAATCTGGTTCGTCAGCGATTGTCTGACAAAGATCCGACCCCAGGCTTCTTTGCGCGATGCCCAGAAGGATGTTTTGAACTTGGCGCTTGACCTCAACTTTGCTATTCCTGGAGACCCTGCATGGCCTCTCAACCAGGTGTGTTTTaccaaactcaaactcaaacaGCACGACGAATTGGGCGGGTTGCTAATGCTTGAGTGTAGATGTATGAGCCCCCTAGGGACAGACAAGAAGCGGAGCAGCTCAAGCAATATATGTCGCAGGTTCGACAGGAGCTTGCTTCTCGATTACTCGCTAGGGTATACGATGGGGACGAGACTAAGCCTAGCAAGTGGTGGTTGAGCTTTACCAAGAGAAAGTTTATGGGCAAGTCTCTGTAGAGTATTGGCAAGGGGCGAAGAGAAGGCATTTTAGAAGACTAACACCAATTCGAGGAGCTGGCGTCATACAAAATACATTTTCAGTACTTACTTGATCCATGGCTGTCGGCTTCTAGTGCTCTGAGAGTTGGAACACTTGAGATATCCCAGAGACATACACAGGCTTGCCAAACCTAGCATATATTACCATAACTCATCATAACTTCTCACCAATGACCATAACTTACTACCAAGTACCGCAGACGTAGCACCTGTTTACGACTTGAGATCCAAGGCCTTTGTTATTTGGCACTGCTCTGTTGTTGTGCCATTGACAATCAGGGGCGTCATGTTTGTATAGGTCGATTTACCAACATCAATGCTATTGTCCGGTTTCTATGATAACACATGTGATTGTTTAGGCAGCTTATTTACCTCTAGCATCGCTTCAACAATCAATTGTTTAATGACCTCATATTGGGTAAATGGAAAGCAATCAAGGCCTTCATTCTGACTATAAATTCTCCTGACCCCCCCGACCCAAGACAGACTTTCCTTCACAACATAACATCGGACCTTAGATTATATACATATAAACATATACTCAACCATCTCTATacaactctcttctctcacattGAGATTAGAGACAGAGGAGTATGACacctttcgcttcttcaacatacCCCCCAATGAGCAACTCCCCGCTTAGCACCCCCGTGCTCAGTTGTATCTACTACCGAGGAGACGGTACACTCCTCGAACTCACACCAAGTTCGGTGCCAATCCCCCAGTCAAGAGACTCCGTGACCTTCTCCTGCGGGGACTTAGATTCTCACCCGTCGGATATGAGTCTTCCACTCTCCGCTGCCAGTGATGAAGTGACCCGAAAGGTCACCCCGTAGAACTGGGACGAGGGATTACCACATCACAGACTCCGCTCGGATGCGCCAAGGGTGACACTTCGAATCTTTTCAACGTCGGCGAGTATGCGGGCATCAGCCGCGCTAGACGGCCAGCTTATAAAGAGACCGGTTTAGTTATTAAAGTCCACTTTAACCTTCTGAGAATCAAAAGAATGGTGGCGCAGTCCTTCGAGTCGTTAATCCCGTTTCGATCCAAGTCGGAGGCACCTAAAGCACAAGAAGGCTCAAATTAAAGCTAACAATCCTCCCTACTACCGTAAGTCACTACTATACATCGCGAGACGTTAATAACTTGACTGCTAAATATTTTCCCAGGCAACCCAGATGATCATCTAATCACGGCCATGAGCCAATAagcaacatcaccaccagatGGACGAGGGCCTGACCAGCTGAAACTGGCCCTGATCTTTGTTGCAGGGTCATAGCAAACGCATATGGCTATAAGCCACAGATGACTGGATCTAACAACAAGAATACTTGACAAAAGCCCTTCAGCTATCTAAATGGAAGTGCCAGAAAGCATAGTTGATGGAAACTGAGCCTATCATCTACAAAGATCTCCCAAATCTAAGCGGGGAGAGTTGGGCGCAACTAACATTATCACTGCACACCTGAGCATGAGCGACCAGGACCTGGGTTTCCCAGACCTGGAGTCTACCACCATCAAAAGTATCCTGCTGGACAGATTTACGGCCATGATCGAAAAGAAATTGGCTCATGACTTGCAGCCTGTTGGACACCATCATGGGCAGAAATGACAGTCTTTGTTCGTGGTCCTGTTTTCCTTCGAACAAAGCCTGGCCACTAAAGCAGCTGTTCACAACTTCATTTCTCTTTTACTATACTATCGGTGCGTTATAAACAAGTCTCTTCCCCATTCATTGCGAACATTGTACGCTGACTCTTCATCTCAGTGCCTTATGCCAGGGAACCCAGAAGCAACTCAGTTGCTCACGACCGAGGTCTGCGAGACGTAGTTGTCCAGGCGGTTGAGGACAACATTGCTTTGTTGAATGACAAGGCTTTTGAAGCTGTTGACAGCAGCAAATTCGGCAAGGACATGTCCCCGCATACTGGATCATTTCGCAAAAGCTGAGCAGCCAGACGGTATCATTACAGCAACTGAGTCAGATGAACACTGTACAAGAAACTTCCAGTCTTCACCGTGATCAGGATGGCGGGCTGTTGTCATATTTTCATATCATCTGTCTGCTATGGTGAGGCGATTGCAgatgacaagcttgacagTAACATCGTCTTCGAGACTAAGGAGTTCAAACTCGAGAAACACTCTTGTGCTGAGGTGGTGACCTCGCCCAGCTCGCGTCGCTGACACCATCGCCAGCAATTATCCTCGAGGCTCTGACAGTATCGCCAGCAATGCTGACACCAATAGAGGACCAGACCACACCGACACCGATTCTAATATTGCGAGATGATTTTGGGTGTTTCATTCTTACTTCGCAACTATATATCATGCCTTTTCAGAGCTGAGGAACGCAAACATCTTCTGCACCGTAAGTCGACTGTGACATGAAGTCTTATAGTCACTAACCACAAAACAGAAACTCTATCTCTCACGTTCAAGACCATGACACTTCTTCTGCATGCTTCAATGAGGTCAGATCATTTTCTGAAACTATAATTATACACCCATATGACATCGAGTGAAGCCGACCAGAATCATGAAAGTCGGTCGAGATCACGACTCTAGTGGACAGCGACGCGGAACGGGTGTGTGTAGATTCAATCAGGGACTGCAACAACAAATCACGGTGGATTTCAATGGCTTTTTCAAATCCGTGGAATCGGATATGATGTGCCGTGACGGTGCTATTCTTGCTTTGCAAGCCGAGCTCTGGTGAAGACACCCATTAAACGAATTTCCTCCAGTGTTTCCACGTACCACATCCTCTACCTTCAATCTTTTGTGTAAAGATAGTATATAATCAGCATTCCGATCTTACAGGTCCTACAGAGATTCCATTGACATCATGGACTCgccaagactgttgatgaCCCTACTACCTCTGTTCAAACGCAAGACTTGGAaagcaagatcaacaagaaagGACAGGATAGCACGATATGTTTGATGGCCCTGACCTGAAAAACCGCCCAACTATTCCGGCCACGACATATTCGACAAGCCTGAGAAAGATCATGAATGCTGAATTCCTTGCCACAGCACTTCGAAGATTGCAAGAGTGGCCTCCCCTCTTTCGATCcctgttcttcttccaaaCTTGTGCCCATCGACGATAAGATCGCGCACATCATCTTTCCAGACATCTCTAAGCCAACAAAACAAACTTCGAGACGCCCAACATGAGTTCCTACTACACCCACTGGCTAGACAAGAACCacatgaagaggacgatcAGGTCATCTGATATATATATCGCCACTACTTTCTATATCAAAGATCATCTTATACAAGCACTAGCCGAACGATCAATCAACATCTGCGTTTGCGGCGAAGAGATACGGCTCATCATCCCAGTTGAGCATCGCGATTGCTGTTCGCACGTGCCAAGTTTTACGATCTTGCCGATGCTCTTACACACCCACTACCGTGTACCTTTGGGCCATTTCGATCAGCGTTCACTGTTCAAGATACTAGAGCAGAACACCTTGACGCAAAGCAGAGACCAGATTGAGCGCAaaaatggaagaaggagttctCAGTACATTCTTGCTtactattattatattatatactCCATGCTAGGCTTGACGCCTTTTCCCAGCACAATACATGTAAATTGGAGATCTTCCATTACGATGGACGGTTACATCCGGATGATAGAAATGCCACTATCGTTAACTTCAATGCCTGTCCTCGTCCCCGCATCCTTCTTGCGAgtcgaggagctggaggccaAGGTCTAAATCTACAAAGTACTGATGTGCTTATTCGATGTGGACCTTGGTGCAAAGTGTCGTGGAAAGACCAGGCTGAAGAAAGGTCCACCGGATTAGGCCAGCAGAAGACGACATATGTCTTCAACGTTTTCTTTGAGAATTCGACTGTTGACGAATTTCTCACCAAGAAGTGAGACAGGAAGCATATGACCAATACCAGAGTAATGACTGGTATCACGTTCACAGACCACCAATCGTCATATGAAAGGCCAGTTATTGCACAACTCTAAGTTGGGAAGCAAAACGCATTGTTCTCTACCCGTTTGCCTTCTGTATATCTTCAGTTGGCGCCCAAGATATGGAGGATATGCCCAGCTATTCATCGCTCTCATTTGGGACGAGAAGAGCTTTCTGACATGGTCGTCCGGGTTGTGTGGGCGATGCGCGAACTGACGCAAGAACAGTTGATGGGGCCATCACCGACAAGGGCATCCATATGCTAGCGGTCCTGAGCAGCAGTCACGATCAATTCTTCATAAGTTTTCCAGTTGTAATCAAGTCTTCAATGAATACTATTATAGCGTAGTCACTCAAAAGGACTACTCCATGCAGGAACTTAATGACTGCTGGAATGGAACCCGTGCGCAGGTTCAGCTATCTGAACTTTTCAAACAGCAATATCTACACCAAATGCTGAGCAGGGCGAATTGAACCCTTAAGCCCATCGACCAAGTCAAGCGTCTTCCAAACCATCTTGTTCAACACCAGCGATATCCCATCAAGACACTCTTATCATCAGATCAGAGATTTCCTTCCCTCTCTCACCATTCACCTTCCGCAAAGAAGAGAGCATGTCTCCTTGCAGCCTACTTATCATCGACACATAGTTCTCTGTAGCCACCCGTCAACCATGGGAAGTCGCAATGATTGGGTATTTATCCAGAAACACTCAGCTGAACGCACTCATGAAATTTGACTGGTATATTCcaaaaatataatatacaAAGGCTTGAATCGCCACTATATCCCTGGAGTCGCCAATGACGGTCTCAGGGAGGGGGAGACTCgccttgagatggttgagaatgAGAGAGGGCGGTTTGTTAAATGGATTACAGGTCCTGTCTTATCCTGCTGAGTACTTTGCGGACAAACTGAACACAGAAGTTGAGTCGTTCTTTGCTGCCAATGGATCCAACATAATCAGAATATATACACCTGGCACAGTCAAGGACTTCTTTACGATGTCTGGCTACATTGCCACACCacaccaccgccacctcCCCACCCCTCTGTCCCCTGATCTGTATATCACAGTCCTCGACTCCGATCTGTACGCACATATTATATATCATATCAAACAGAGTCAACACCTGAACCGATCTGAAAGTGAGTTTTCGGACAGTGACTTTGACCCCTGCTGTTCTCAAGAGGCATTCATTCAGTGAATGGAGGTCCGTGAGGCCGAGATTGGGGATCCCTCGTCGGTTGAGCAGATCTTGGCCACCGGGAAGATGGTCCGCGATATGCTTTCTCGTGTTCGTGGCGCTGTCAGCATCGAGGACGGCAATAACTTGAACGTCGCTGAGGGGGCTGAACAGTTCAACAGCCACAGCAATCGCCAAAACCCCTCCCATCCTCATGATGGCCGACGCCGAGAAGCCGAGAGTAGACTGTATGTTCTATCGTTCCCTTGACTGCTGGTACATGCTATCTatgtgatggtgttgctaACCTGCCTGCCTTACCTCAGCTGCCAACGTCCGCAAGatcatcgacttcaagccGACTCCCCGACATGGCAGACAGATACTCCTTGTCGAGGCCAATAGTGGCGGGAGAGGCTATATCCTCCAGGCCGAGTTTCAGTTATCCTCGCATGGTCAGGCGCTGGTTCCTGGCTTCTGGGATTGCTTCGCTACGCCCAAACAATCCAAACCCTCTCCAAGCGGACCAGACTCAACAGCATCTACATCAACGCTGAACTTGATGATCCACATGGCCATCTCTGAGATCAACTTTGGCATGCTAATCTCCCGTCCACGACAATGCCATGATCTTACAGCTTATTAGTTCGCTCAACTCGTTTATGTGTAAGGGGTGTATCCGATCATAATAACCCAGACGAACTGGAATGATGAGCACCTGACTGTGAGGTCTATATACTCTCTATACGAAGGGGTGATCCATGCAGACCTCCTGATCTAAGAAACTTCGCATATAACCGTAAGTTATTACTAGATGCCACTAGGGGTTGATGATATGTCAGCTAACAAATTGTCAGGCCACCAATGGACACGAATCAAGGTCGATGGACTCTGAGAACACCATCTACGCTACTCCTACCACCAGACGC
This genomic interval from Fusarium verticillioides 7600 chromosome 1, whole genome shotgun sequence contains the following:
- a CDS encoding hypothetical protein (At least one base has a quality score < 10), with translation MLAFDSFFGNGSFIGQLRSLVDMATSQSSSTSSTSPSRNGNANGVSLDTTPCTSQAPIVAPRKRRPQRIYRPAKNSLYDIFQQHAGTSLFVRPICWTDLHAQLLGARWEELPPCDTPHPSAAPGTPPSRGHLSPSNTIISLSNALTQILLPDPLHPILSSNAVKSVLNTLWPTPFNKPQYLPELHLYFGGRVYRDAVRAQLMWNYPSEEAKSSYSSFKSVSTRPAESFNISTQSSPNYSPANLPMICYIGKTQLASVRNNLFRVASGPGRTWNEPVFRLQQLRARILVPSNSDHDAHFVGVFLGMAQKHFYPNPPISGRRDSRISPGQGIPPSPNFHDIKLKILTHDIDTSEFIVYTGHITKEFLEKFHDPFKAPADDDDAIVSGLKIEYTRVPIWPILGLRERLGKALGQEIVGTFNPDEIETWEKDPEKPTGEKRKRDVLTEVVSSSYEEETEEEPAIVSKKRCLNEGTPVGVVM
- a CDS encoding tRNA (adenine-N(1)-)-methyltransferase non-catalytic subunit (At least one base has a quality score < 10) — protein: MPAYNSVFNNDPNIPRIIGNFPLLPLRTKTRGPAYTLPNPSPPLPANESPDPDSESYDILDEVLALFRANTFFRNFEIQGPADRLLVYGIWFVSDCLTKIRPQASLRDAQKDVLNLALDLNFAIPGDPAWPLNQMYEPPRDRQEAEQLKQYMSQVRQELASRLLARVYDGDETKPSKWWLSFTKRKFMGKSL